A portion of the Leptospira broomii serovar Hurstbridge str. 5399 genome contains these proteins:
- a CDS encoding MBL fold metallo-hydrolase — protein sequence MKFLSLLCVMLFLSCSVTSHTALQVTRGKPGTLQTSTASEKGAIVFQKVLAADWAAERSGLINLKDPKVKEAKLESGKEPIQIYFYVIDHPKFGRYIIDTGIADVFRKDPKEWPISALVASAMNANDLKIHLTADEWLKKESKPVKGILLTHLHLDHILGTLDFPAGTPIYTGKREASKRNFLNLFIQGTTDKILGPAPALEELTFTEGDGNSARVLDFFGDQSFYVIQVPGHTAGSLAFVVKSTSGLQLLTGDTCHTRWGWEHSVTPGEYTENQDLNRESLDFLKEIAAKFPGIKVHPGHQSLVAGGDHQK from the coding sequence ATGAAATTCTTATCTTTGTTATGCGTAATGTTATTTTTATCCTGTTCGGTTACTTCCCATACTGCTTTACAAGTAACAAGAGGAAAACCCGGAACCCTTCAAACTAGTACTGCTTCAGAAAAGGGGGCGATCGTTTTTCAAAAAGTTCTAGCTGCGGATTGGGCGGCGGAAAGATCCGGTTTAATTAATTTAAAAGACCCGAAAGTTAAAGAAGCGAAGCTCGAGTCCGGAAAGGAGCCGATTCAGATTTATTTTTACGTGATAGATCATCCGAAGTTCGGTCGCTATATCATCGATACCGGAATCGCGGATGTTTTTCGTAAAGATCCTAAAGAATGGCCGATTTCGGCGCTTGTTGCGTCAGCCATGAATGCCAACGATTTAAAGATTCATCTTACAGCCGACGAATGGTTAAAAAAGGAGTCTAAACCCGTCAAGGGAATCCTATTAACTCATCTTCATTTAGACCATATTTTGGGAACTCTTGATTTCCCTGCGGGAACTCCTATTTATACCGGTAAAAGAGAGGCCTCGAAGCGTAATTTTTTGAATCTCTTTATCCAGGGAACAACGGATAAGATTTTAGGTCCTGCGCCTGCCTTAGAAGAGCTTACCTTTACCGAAGGAGATGGAAATTCTGCAAGGGTGTTGGATTTCTTCGGAGACCAGTCGTTTTATGTTATACAGGTTCCGGGTCATACCGCCGGAAGTTTGGCGTTTGTAGTGAAGAGTACTTCGGGACTTCAATTACTCACAGGAGATACCTGCCATACTCGCTGGGGATGGGAACATTCCGTTACTCCAGGAGAATATACCGAGAATCAGGATCTGAATAGAGAAAGTTTGGACTTTCTTAAGGAAATCGCAGCCAAGTTTCCCGGAATTAAAGTGCATCCGGGGCACCAATCTCTTGTAGCCGGTGGAGATCACCAGAAGTGA
- a CDS encoding ABC transporter permease — protein MLFLAIRQLLSRPQQTFLTFLGILLGTAAYCSFSGIMIGFQEYITDQLVNNDAQIRISPRDDVLKVETFRGVFFPESVAVRWIKPPSGKTDSNQLTNANGWFLKLDEDDRVEAYAPQLNQQLIFKFGKQTLPGKLQGVDPVRQMKVTTIGNYVEQGNFRDLDRGGDMIFVGSGLLEKLGASLGDTVQVVTAQGNVAHVKVGGVIRVGNKMIDDTAVYASLRTVQRITQANGVVSEIAIRLKDLSQAADVATEWSFFTRDKVQSWDQAYENILAVFNTQNIVRNTTTFTIMLVVAFGIYNILNMVVNQKKREIAILRSIGFDEKDTIVLFVIQGLLLGFLGAISGLLVGATACYYLDGYPIGGASGSKGAMMSSVMRISWNPLIYIKAFSIAQISAAVAAYIPARSASKLSPVEIIRGST, from the coding sequence ATGCTATTCTTAGCAATTCGACAACTATTGAGTCGACCCCAGCAAACGTTTTTGACTTTTCTAGGTATTTTATTAGGAACGGCGGCATACTGTTCTTTTTCGGGAATCATGATCGGGTTTCAAGAATATATCACAGATCAATTAGTGAATAACGATGCGCAGATTCGAATTTCTCCTCGGGACGACGTTCTAAAAGTAGAAACCTTTCGAGGAGTTTTTTTTCCGGAGTCGGTTGCAGTTCGTTGGATAAAACCTCCTTCGGGTAAAACCGATTCGAACCAATTAACGAATGCCAATGGCTGGTTTTTAAAACTGGACGAGGACGATCGTGTCGAGGCATACGCGCCTCAGTTGAATCAACAATTGATTTTTAAATTCGGTAAACAAACTCTACCCGGAAAACTGCAGGGCGTCGATCCAGTACGACAAATGAAGGTGACCACGATAGGTAACTACGTCGAGCAAGGGAACTTTAGAGACTTGGATCGAGGCGGGGATATGATCTTTGTCGGTTCCGGCCTGCTGGAGAAGCTAGGCGCTAGTCTGGGGGACACTGTACAGGTCGTAACCGCACAAGGGAATGTAGCCCATGTAAAAGTCGGCGGAGTAATTCGCGTAGGTAATAAGATGATCGATGATACGGCGGTTTATGCCTCTCTTCGGACAGTCCAAAGGATTACTCAGGCAAACGGTGTCGTTTCGGAGATCGCTATACGACTTAAAGACTTATCTCAGGCAGCGGACGTAGCCACCGAATGGTCTTTCTTTACCAGAGATAAAGTGCAAAGCTGGGATCAAGCATACGAAAATATTCTGGCCGTATTCAATACTCAGAATATAGTCCGCAATACGACCACATTTACGATTATGCTCGTAGTTGCATTCGGAATATATAATATTCTGAATATGGTGGTGAATCAGAAAAAGAGGGAGATCGCAATCCTCCGTTCCATCGGATTCGACGAAAAGGATACGATCGTGCTATTCGTTATCCAAGGATTACTTCTCGGTTTTTTAGGTGCGATTAGCGGGTTATTGGTTGGTGCGACGGCCTGCTACTATTTGGACGGTTATCCCATCGGAGGTGCTTCGGGTTCAAAAGGTGCGATGATGTCTAGCGTTATGCGGATTTCCTGGAATCCTCTTATCTATATCAAAGCATTCTCGATCGCTCAGATTTCCGCCGCAGTGGCGGCTTATATTCCCGCAAGGTCGGCCTCTAAACTTTCCCCGGTGGAAATTATTCGCGGTAGTACGTAA
- a CDS encoding LytR/AlgR family response regulator transcription factor, translating into METGKKELKILIVEDEAPTRDLLVSYCLSRSELKLSGIAKDGEEALENLQSNEFDLVFLDINLPKLSGLEVLEKLEKTPYIIFITSLRDKAIEAFEFGALDYLLKPFSRDRFNKAVDRALEYISREGKLGNSSFNEHGLFILEKENYFLIPYKDIAYISSRDNFSVIHTDEKEYVTYKSLKNLETKLPPNKFLRIFKQYIIHLEYLIRLQSDNSGNYTVFLKDEDETQLPVGRKYISKIKELL; encoded by the coding sequence ATGGAAACTGGTAAAAAAGAGTTAAAAATCTTAATCGTGGAAGACGAGGCTCCTACCCGGGATTTGCTCGTCAGTTACTGCCTCAGCCGTTCAGAATTAAAGCTATCCGGTATCGCGAAGGACGGAGAAGAAGCGTTAGAAAATCTGCAATCCAACGAATTTGATCTAGTCTTTCTGGACATTAATCTACCTAAACTTTCCGGTTTGGAAGTCTTGGAAAAGCTGGAAAAAACCCCTTACATCATATTTATAACTTCTCTCAGAGATAAGGCAATCGAAGCGTTCGAATTCGGGGCCTTAGACTATTTGTTAAAACCTTTTTCCAGAGACCGATTCAATAAAGCGGTGGATCGAGCCTTGGAATACATCAGCCGAGAAGGAAAATTGGGAAACAGCTCCTTTAACGAACACGGGTTGTTTATTCTTGAAAAGGAAAATTATTTCTTAATCCCATATAAGGATATCGCGTACATATCTTCCAGAGATAATTTCAGCGTTATCCATACCGACGAAAAAGAATACGTAACCTACAAGTCTCTTAAAAACTTGGAGACCAAACTGCCTCCTAATAAATTTTTACGAATCTTCAAACAATACATCATTCACCTGGAATATCTAATCAGACTCCAAAGCGACAATTCCGGAAATTACACCGTTTTCCTGAAAGACGAGGACGAAACCCAACTTCCGGTCGGACGAAAATACATCTCCAAAATTAAGGAGCTTTTGTAG
- a CDS encoding efflux RND transporter periplasmic adaptor subunit, which yields MNKLLVFFRFLYSSRRGKIAIVIVGLGLFFLSVFLIAKIGFGKRSMSPRNGPIVELVYALGTVKSDRIYHMKFGIASEIKKLFVKEGDILKAGTELLVSDSAAIFRAPFDGTVTTLSYQEAEVVMPGISVLTMMDLKKIYVLLSLDQDSMLRLRVGQPAELSFETLRGMKLHGKVTKVYPSDGQFFVRIEVDSMPAGVLPEMTADVAVEVDRKTNVLLIPISSIEKGRIQIKRDGKTFWIPAKVGAVDGEWCEVLENSILPTDTVYIQEGR from the coding sequence ATGAATAAGTTACTAGTTTTTTTTCGATTTCTTTACTCATCCCGAAGAGGAAAGATTGCGATCGTCATAGTGGGATTAGGTCTTTTTTTTCTAAGCGTCTTTCTGATCGCTAAGATCGGTTTCGGTAAAAGATCGATGTCTCCTCGAAACGGTCCGATCGTGGAACTCGTTTATGCTTTGGGAACGGTAAAATCCGATCGAATTTATCATATGAAGTTCGGGATCGCCTCCGAGATTAAGAAACTATTCGTCAAAGAAGGCGATATTTTAAAAGCCGGAACCGAATTGTTAGTTTCGGATTCCGCTGCAATATTCCGGGCTCCGTTTGACGGAACGGTGACAACTTTATCCTACCAGGAAGCCGAAGTCGTCATGCCGGGAATTTCCGTTTTAACCATGATGGATCTCAAGAAGATTTACGTACTCCTGTCTTTAGACCAAGATTCCATGCTGCGCCTTCGGGTCGGCCAGCCTGCGGAATTAAGTTTTGAAACTCTGCGAGGAATGAAATTGCACGGTAAAGTGACGAAAGTGTATCCTTCCGACGGACAATTCTTTGTGAGAATAGAAGTGGATTCAATGCCTGCGGGAGTTCTTCCGGAAATGACCGCAGACGTGGCGGTGGAAGTGGATCGAAAAACGAACGTGTTACTCATTCCGATAAGCTCCATTGAAAAAGGTAGGATTCAGATCAAACGAGACGGTAAAACGTTTTGGATACCCGCAAAGGTCGGAGCCGTAGACGGAGAGTGGTGCGAAGTATTGGAGAATTCAATTCTACCGACCGATACCGTATACATTCAAGAAGGGAGATGA
- a CDS encoding Crp/Fnr family transcriptional regulator, whose translation MASALAYQVTEERTPLSAIWSTFPACSKDLYESLLHPRFGKRTFKFPKKSILFNEGKPTTGFYLVLQGTVRTFKDSPNGQRQQTLKIYSPESWVGLRDAISEDYYNKTAECLEDTVAVYIDKEEMKNAFNQDFSFQSAITKYIATECRAAENRIYSMGTRQVHSKLAEFLLSLKEKYGSEINVKFSREVMATMIGSKTETLVRALTDLKGKGWIEIDKNMISIRNEEALLKLMET comes from the coding sequence ATGGCATCGGCTCTGGCATACCAAGTAACAGAAGAAAGAACTCCGCTCTCGGCCATTTGGTCCACGTTTCCGGCTTGTTCAAAGGATTTGTACGAATCTCTTTTGCATCCACGTTTTGGAAAACGCACCTTCAAGTTTCCCAAAAAAAGTATCCTCTTTAACGAGGGTAAGCCTACAACCGGATTTTACCTTGTTCTTCAAGGTACCGTTAGGACATTTAAAGATTCTCCCAACGGCCAAAGACAACAGACTCTCAAAATCTACTCTCCGGAAAGTTGGGTAGGACTTAGGGACGCAATTTCGGAAGACTACTACAACAAAACTGCGGAATGTCTGGAAGATACCGTCGCAGTATATATCGATAAGGAAGAAATGAAAAACGCGTTTAACCAAGACTTTTCCTTCCAATCTGCGATCACCAAGTACATTGCGACCGAATGTCGTGCCGCGGAAAATAGAATCTATTCGATGGGAACCAGACAAGTCCATTCTAAACTCGCGGAATTCCTCCTGTCCCTGAAAGAAAAATATGGATCTGAAATTAACGTAAAATTCAGCCGTGAAGTGATGGCAACTATGATCGGATCCAAAACGGAAACGTTAGTGCGGGCATTAACCGATCTAAAGGGAAAAGGTTGGATAGAAATCGATAAGAATATGATCTCCATTAGGAACGAAGAAGCTCTATTAAAGTTAATGGAGACCTAA
- a CDS encoding NAD-dependent epimerase/dehydratase family protein, producing MRIFITGASGFVGGAIAKRLKENHSVLALSRSAESDAILKKAGLEVFRGKLGAIPSDALREIDIVVHCAAFVGPWGNRKDFWEANVDGTSQLLEAAKAAGVKRFIHMGTEAALFHGQDMIKIDETYPYPNQTPYLYSETKAEAEKRVLAANSEKFKTISLRPRLVWGPGDTSVLPVLKKMVSEGKFLWINGGKARTSTTYIQNLAYAAELALTQGIGGQSYFITDDEDQTFRSFLLSMMKTQGIDLPNGSVPSFLARSLAFIVESVWNLFGIQSEPPLMRFATDIMAKECTIKIDKAKRELGYAPKISVAQGLIAMKEFG from the coding sequence ATGAGAATATTTATTACGGGAGCTTCCGGCTTCGTTGGAGGAGCGATTGCAAAACGATTGAAGGAGAATCATTCCGTCTTGGCGCTTTCGCGATCCGCTGAAAGTGATGCAATTCTGAAAAAGGCAGGACTAGAAGTCTTTCGGGGAAAGCTGGGAGCGATTCCTTCCGACGCATTGCGGGAAATAGATATAGTCGTTCATTGTGCGGCCTTCGTCGGACCTTGGGGAAATCGAAAGGATTTTTGGGAAGCTAATGTGGATGGAACGAGTCAACTTTTGGAAGCGGCAAAAGCCGCAGGAGTAAAACGTTTCATTCACATGGGGACGGAGGCGGCCTTGTTCCACGGGCAAGATATGATTAAAATCGACGAAACCTACCCGTACCCGAATCAAACGCCTTACCTCTATAGCGAAACTAAAGCGGAAGCTGAAAAACGCGTTTTAGCTGCGAACTCCGAAAAGTTTAAAACGATCTCGTTAAGACCTAGATTGGTCTGGGGCCCGGGCGATACTTCCGTTTTGCCCGTCTTAAAGAAAATGGTATCGGAAGGAAAATTTCTGTGGATTAACGGAGGAAAAGCCCGAACCTCCACTACTTATATTCAAAATCTAGCATATGCTGCCGAGCTTGCCTTAACTCAAGGAATCGGAGGGCAATCGTATTTTATTACCGATGACGAAGATCAAACCTTCCGATCGTTCTTATTGTCTATGATGAAAACCCAAGGCATAGATTTACCGAACGGATCGGTCCCGAGTTTCTTAGCTCGTAGTCTTGCGTTTATAGTCGAGAGTGTTTGGAATCTTTTCGGGATTCAAAGCGAACCTCCATTAATGCGATTCGCAACCGATATCATGGCCAAAGAATGTACGATTAAGATCGATAAAGCAAAACGCGAATTAGGTTATGCACCGAAAATTTCGGTCGCACAGGGCCTAATCGCGATGAAAGAATTCGGATAA
- a CDS encoding PP2C family protein-serine/threonine phosphatase, whose protein sequence is MLSQEQSFQKFIWTLEKKWIQIVCVLGFTLVPIFGGLDYFIIPREYLDQNLTYFLTLRAVASIIVLIQFIILKYSSPNPWNAIHAYVFTFVVGGIISLMTTRLGGFESSYYAGLNLVLIAVNLFLPWNALKGSLNSMIIVVQYVILNLIFDKEYQVISIINNLYFMLGTIIISVTIAHFKFTLTKSEFEKMDLISNLKSQQDGDYFLTSLVLQPLSLNLAKSESIHIEFYTSQKKKFVFKTWKQEIGGDICVSNVITLKGRTYIVFVNADAMGKSLQGAGGAIVFGAVFHAMVQRTKMMEVLQSQYPERWLKNAVIELQKTFESFDGAMMISMVIGLADEELGLVYYINAEHPFPVLYRDGKAIFLDSQMYFRKVGMLELKSKLFVSLFQMEPGDSIILGSDGREDLMVFDPGINSKTMVEDENFFLDKVEKGKGELEGIVSELQNSGDIIDDLSLLKITYQPKHSSVGIGNQNGNGKSSENFSSTDNGHSSEKTLDSLKHIVSDNLKDGNLSRAIQAAKEIVQISPIESNYLYFLAKNLNKTKNYKDSIEYGERFRYRNPSHVNNLIVLSDSYRRTGDTKRSELLLRDVFSHEPDNAIALNLLGRLKTHNGKNVV, encoded by the coding sequence ATGCTCTCACAGGAACAAAGTTTCCAGAAATTCATTTGGACTCTGGAGAAGAAATGGATTCAGATTGTTTGCGTCCTCGGCTTTACGCTTGTTCCTATTTTTGGCGGTTTGGATTATTTCATTATTCCTAGAGAATATCTGGATCAGAACTTAACCTACTTTCTGACTCTAAGAGCCGTCGCAAGCATCATCGTTCTCATACAATTTATTATTCTGAAATATTCCAGCCCGAATCCTTGGAACGCGATTCATGCTTACGTGTTTACTTTTGTAGTCGGCGGAATCATTTCGCTTATGACAACTCGACTCGGGGGGTTTGAATCTTCCTACTATGCGGGATTAAACCTAGTTTTGATCGCCGTAAATCTATTCTTACCCTGGAACGCTCTAAAAGGAAGCTTAAACAGTATGATCATCGTGGTTCAATACGTGATATTGAACCTTATTTTTGACAAAGAATACCAGGTCATTTCGATCATTAACAATCTATATTTTATGTTGGGGACGATCATCATTTCGGTTACGATCGCCCACTTTAAATTCACATTAACCAAATCCGAATTCGAGAAGATGGATTTAATCAGTAATCTAAAGTCCCAGCAGGACGGGGATTATTTTTTGACTTCCTTAGTCTTGCAGCCTTTGAGTTTAAACTTAGCAAAAAGCGAATCGATTCATATAGAATTTTATACTAGTCAAAAGAAGAAATTCGTCTTTAAAACATGGAAGCAAGAAATCGGAGGAGATATCTGCGTTTCCAACGTTATTACTCTAAAGGGAAGAACCTACATCGTCTTTGTGAATGCGGATGCAATGGGAAAATCCCTACAAGGTGCGGGCGGTGCGATCGTTTTCGGCGCAGTTTTCCATGCTATGGTGCAAAGAACCAAAATGATGGAGGTCCTACAGAGTCAATATCCGGAAAGATGGCTTAAGAACGCTGTGATCGAACTTCAGAAGACCTTCGAAAGCTTTGACGGAGCGATGATGATCTCGATGGTCATCGGTCTTGCGGACGAAGAGTTAGGTTTAGTATATTATATCAATGCCGAGCATCCCTTCCCTGTTTTGTACAGAGACGGAAAAGCGATCTTCTTGGATTCCCAGATGTATTTTAGAAAAGTCGGAATGTTAGAGCTGAAGAGCAAACTTTTCGTCAGCCTCTTCCAAATGGAACCGGGTGATTCGATTATCCTAGGTTCGGACGGTAGAGAAGATTTGATGGTATTTGATCCCGGAATTAATTCCAAAACCATGGTGGAAGACGAAAATTTCTTTTTAGATAAAGTCGAGAAGGGAAAAGGAGAACTGGAAGGGATCGTTTCGGAATTGCAGAACTCCGGAGATATTATCGACGACCTATCTCTTTTAAAAATAACTTATCAACCAAAGCATTCCTCCGTCGGAATCGGCAATCAAAATGGAAACGGAAAATCGTCGGAGAATTTTTCATCAACCGACAACGGCCATAGTTCCGAAAAAACTCTGGATTCCCTGAAACATATCGTGTCGGACAATCTAAAAGACGGAAATCTTTCCAGGGCGATTCAAGCCGCTAAAGAAATCGTTCAGATCTCACCGATCGAATCGAACTATCTTTATTTTCTCGCAAAAAATCTAAATAAGACTAAAAATTACAAGGACTCCATCGAATACGGGGAGCGATTCAGATATCGAAACCCGAGTCACGTCAACAATCTGATAGTATTATCTGATTCTTATAGAAGAACCGGAGATACAAAGCGATCGGAACTTTTATTAAGAGACGTCTTTTCTCACGAACCTGATAATGCTATCGCATTGAATCTTTTAGGAAGGCTAAAAACTCACAATGGAAAAAACGTCGTCTAA
- a CDS encoding helix-turn-helix domain-containing protein has product MEFYSSMNRILGFSVLFGASLAWLLAIGQIFKKGKTSIHWLLAGMLFLLGIWQGQTALNLLDSPSEILAPYSLLNLPAAYAFVPLFYAFGRKLSKQDFETRRWGFISLLLGLASLLLELYYLGYWANQKNLSWKELALAVWADPNENFTPPLLLSFFSYGPRFLSILISGLLVAYASFATGQDADWPRRRASIILLSILGGSGAGLSMYAQWLGRLKSDLHGYGAMIVTLSICGIYFYAQRFPLGFEFSKSSTGAKKSRLTGLDRIAVDSRLQICMETERVFTTEDLTLSTLASLVSFEGPKITPEQLSEFINSEYKKNFNQYVNGYRIKEACELLLEQKDRSVLSIALSVGFNSKSSFHSAFKSFTGMSPVEYRNSSSKR; this is encoded by the coding sequence ATGGAATTCTATTCTAGTATGAATAGAATTCTCGGCTTTTCCGTTCTGTTCGGCGCAAGTCTTGCCTGGCTACTTGCAATAGGTCAGATATTTAAGAAAGGAAAAACGTCTATTCATTGGTTATTAGCCGGAATGCTTTTCTTATTGGGAATTTGGCAGGGTCAAACCGCTCTCAATCTCTTGGATTCGCCTTCGGAAATTCTCGCTCCTTATTCCCTTTTAAACCTTCCTGCAGCGTACGCGTTCGTTCCTCTTTTTTACGCGTTCGGGCGGAAATTGTCCAAGCAGGATTTTGAAACTAGAAGATGGGGATTCATTTCGTTACTTCTGGGACTTGCTTCTCTTTTGCTCGAGTTATATTATTTAGGCTACTGGGCAAATCAGAAAAATCTGTCCTGGAAAGAATTGGCGCTTGCCGTCTGGGCCGATCCGAATGAAAATTTTACACCGCCTTTGCTTCTCAGTTTCTTTTCGTACGGGCCAAGATTCCTATCGATTTTGATTTCCGGTCTGCTCGTAGCATACGCGAGTTTTGCCACCGGACAGGATGCAGATTGGCCGAGACGTCGCGCGAGCATTATACTTCTGTCGATTCTCGGAGGATCCGGTGCGGGACTCAGCATGTACGCTCAATGGCTGGGTCGCTTGAAAAGCGATCTTCACGGGTACGGTGCAATGATAGTGACCCTAAGCATTTGCGGAATTTATTTTTATGCGCAACGATTCCCTTTAGGCTTCGAATTTTCCAAATCTTCGACCGGAGCAAAAAAGTCCAGGTTAACGGGCTTGGATCGGATCGCGGTTGATTCGCGATTGCAAATATGTATGGAAACTGAAAGAGTTTTTACTACGGAGGATTTGACTTTAAGCACGTTGGCTTCTCTCGTATCTTTTGAAGGACCGAAAATTACCCCGGAACAATTATCGGAATTCATCAACTCCGAGTATAAGAAGAATTTCAATCAATATGTGAACGGATATAGGATTAAAGAGGCTTGCGAGCTGTTACTCGAACAGAAAGATAGATCCGTATTATCGATCGCTTTATCGGTCGGATTTAATTCCAAATCATCCTTTCATTCCGCTTTTAAAAGTTTTACCGGGATGTCGCCGGTAGAATATAGAAATTCCAGTTCGAAACGATAA
- a CDS encoding PAS domain S-box protein yields the protein MSDANFYNRIFENGSGIPSVLENIPVLIMAVDDSSRIVFWNRELEKITGYSFKEVSEDTEHFFTLLLPNKEYRRSVTDVLLRSDNHFENWEIELKTKTNETRTVSWSRVPAESSNLKQNNWTIGIDVTQRVDVERNLQKSVKILSDFQTALNAVSIVAITDKRGTIIYSNDNFCKISGYSKDELLGQNHRIINSGYHDAEFFLNLWQTISRGKIWRGEIRNKAKDGRFYWVDTTISPIFDDKGKPFQYLVIRNEITERKEAEEKARLAEHTLKTFQDRMSPHFLFNTLSIIHSYLETNSALADSAILMLAENYRFLIDNASKQLVPFDIEWQFMENYINLLKLRFQDFMDVEISKEGDFRKSVLPPLILQPLVENSYIHGIRDRNGRGKIWVHAQIVGERTTITIRDNGEGIKSSVNHSRTLGNISERLKYFLFGSELKIDNHPAGGAIVTVAFDKPKN from the coding sequence ATGAGTGATGCGAATTTCTATAATCGAATTTTCGAAAACGGATCGGGAATCCCGAGCGTTTTAGAAAACATTCCGGTCCTGATCATGGCTGTGGATGACTCCTCTAGAATTGTTTTCTGGAACCGGGAATTAGAGAAAATAACCGGCTATTCATTTAAGGAAGTCTCTGAAGATACTGAACATTTTTTTACCCTTCTATTACCCAATAAAGAATACCGCCGATCGGTTACGGACGTCCTATTAAGATCTGACAATCACTTTGAAAATTGGGAGATCGAGCTAAAAACCAAAACGAACGAAACGAGAACGGTTTCCTGGTCGAGAGTTCCGGCAGAATCCTCGAATTTGAAGCAGAACAATTGGACTATCGGGATTGACGTCACTCAGAGAGTGGATGTAGAACGAAATCTCCAAAAATCAGTAAAGATCCTTTCGGATTTTCAGACCGCTCTCAATGCAGTATCCATCGTTGCCATCACCGACAAACGCGGAACGATTATTTATTCTAACGACAATTTTTGCAAAATTAGCGGATACTCAAAAGACGAGCTATTAGGTCAAAACCACCGAATCATAAATTCGGGCTATCACGATGCTGAATTTTTCCTAAACCTTTGGCAGACCATATCGAGGGGAAAAATCTGGCGAGGGGAAATACGCAATAAAGCTAAAGACGGACGCTTTTATTGGGTTGATACGACTATTTCCCCTATTTTCGACGATAAAGGAAAGCCGTTTCAATATTTAGTAATACGAAACGAAATCACCGAAAGAAAAGAGGCGGAAGAAAAGGCGAGATTGGCCGAGCATACCCTCAAGACATTCCAAGACCGCATGAGTCCTCACTTTCTATTCAATACGCTCAGTATTATTCATTCTTATTTAGAAACGAATTCGGCCCTGGCGGATTCCGCGATTTTAATGTTGGCCGAAAACTATCGTTTTCTCATCGATAACGCCAGTAAACAATTGGTTCCATTCGATATAGAATGGCAATTTATGGAAAATTACATTAATCTATTGAAGTTACGCTTCCAAGATTTTATGGACGTGGAAATTTCCAAAGAAGGCGATTTTCGAAAAAGCGTCCTCCCGCCTTTAATTCTGCAACCCTTGGTGGAAAATTCGTATATCCATGGAATTCGGGATAGAAACGGAAGAGGTAAAATTTGGGTTCATGCACAAATCGTCGGAGAGAGAACTACCATAACGATTCGAGATAACGGAGAAGGAATTAAGTCCTCCGTAAATCATTCCAGAACCCTGGGAAATATATCGGAAAGATTAAAGTATTTCCTTTTCGGATCGGAGTTGAAAATCGATAACCATCCGGCAGGCGGAGCAATAGTTACGGTCGCATTCGATAAGCCAAAAAACTGA
- a CDS encoding ABC transporter ATP-binding protein, with product MNSNNDISILCTDLSKSFGEPPIEVVSKINFNLKKGEFVSLTGRSGSGKSTLLYMLSGLDQPSKGRVFLDGIDLFGMGSVESHRFRNQHIGFVFQFHYLLPELTAIENVLMPARKTDQHGKKKEYARQLFREFELESCRDKFPAQMSGGEQQRTAIARSLIMNPSFLFADEPTGNLDTVNGDKAMEIFRRINRENKTTILYVTHDPDYAALAGRQIHLVDGKVDSDKQQNHVSA from the coding sequence ATGAATAGCAATAACGATATTTCAATACTTTGTACCGATTTAAGTAAAAGTTTCGGAGAACCGCCGATCGAGGTTGTGAGTAAAATCAATTTCAATCTGAAGAAAGGAGAATTCGTATCTCTTACCGGAAGATCGGGCTCGGGTAAATCGACATTACTATATATGTTGAGCGGGTTGGATCAACCTAGTAAAGGGAGAGTTTTTTTGGACGGGATCGATCTTTTTGGAATGGGAAGCGTTGAATCCCATCGGTTTAGAAACCAGCATATCGGTTTTGTATTCCAATTTCACTACCTTCTACCCGAATTAACCGCTATCGAGAATGTTTTGATGCCGGCCAGAAAAACGGATCAACACGGTAAGAAGAAGGAATACGCTAGACAGTTATTTCGGGAGTTTGAATTGGAATCTTGTAGGGATAAATTTCCCGCCCAAATGTCCGGCGGGGAACAACAGCGAACCGCGATTGCCAGATCATTGATAATGAATCCGAGCTTTCTTTTTGCGGACGAACCGACGGGAAATTTAGATACGGTTAACGGCGATAAGGCGATGGAAATTTTCAGAAGAATTAATAGAGAGAATAAAACCACCATTTTGTACGTAACACATGATCCTGATTATGCGGCACTAGCGGGTCGGCAGATCCATTTAGTGGATGGAAAAGTTGATTCGGATAAGCAACAAAATCATGTATCTGCGTGA